In Vreelandella piezotolerans, one genomic interval encodes:
- a CDS encoding immunoglobulin-like domain-containing protein, with amino-acid sequence MTIKLSAPDAVTEGEPITVSASVDHAPQDSPLVIRLSNGQQITIAVGETTGSVTFESRADDVYQQGTDTLNLSIESAEGGNYEALDSDATAAVTISDDADATTITLSAPSAVTEGEPITVSASVNNAPQGSPLVITLSNGQQITIAVGETTGSVTFESRADDVYQQGTDTLNLSIESAEGGNYEALDSDATAAVTISDDTDAATIALHDITVNEGSGTATISATLSHPAGKEFTVTLSNGATITFAPGATESTSTAFAIQGDDVYLDSESYEVSVSDSGDHNFESLDISDKATVTVNDTVDTTTVSISAIVTKTSEINVGNVDTTSSFTVTAYKGNGEVGQISKVTGTVHDGFGVVGSSSGGAASSELGYVGNGQSEKIAVEFNNQVKSFDVQFAWRNNAEKARVDFFDSEGNSVGWAVVSGGGSATDALVTYYDAQGNVTKTEHAPGGSDRVDNAYTFEPGSGLLFNRAEFTAVGHDDDYLIHAIKYKEVLSEDAATIDGPSDVVFDIQTSNPPDVSQYDFEYTFPTALVEVAGTQYLVNLDRNGKGTLSVSADGNSDLTATVLEVNGNFESVAVPESATLYKGLLVVGSNLDDDGSQAAPPAHNTPNPQEPNSGVIQGGSGNDVIIGDVGGAKVTVEPGGNYNIALIVDVSGSMGNASGTAGLTRMELAKQALSQLVTELAGHSGVINIALIPFAGSGQTSIKASVKDLQSGELLKNLTDAIDTLSANGGTNYSAAFNAAEQWFSGSDAKAGYENLTFFLTDGDPTFYGANDQGPGNSTNADVLRASIDAYGSLVQASSTKVYGVGIGNGVNQDYLNFFDNTNSLGQGTVSVIDTVTLADFSGSNDVLDRASNWAGAGSNGRFVIDQGYLQISDSRNQGAFSVTSDQFNVAADGSQLRFSYSTFSNSSDVFGYQLQKLVGGSWNSLINSGLSRTGGSTIVINDLAAGDYRLVYSVDDRSSNNSNATMSLNEISLVSPVPVTAAIGQPQIVNTADELSVALNQGSTELELADVGDDILRGGEGDDIIFGDAIFTDNLTWEGRDSAELPDGSGLKALKAYLEDDLGRVPTTDDIYNYIKDNYESLVDPDPVKGGNDTLIGGQGDDILIGGLGADTFKWELNDQGTTDQPATDTVMDFNASEGDVLDISELLQNEENATDLSTYIVAEEEGTDTVLYISSDGNLAGNKENADQVVRLEGKSFSDFGGGSAQDVIQHMLNNDQLKIDQ; translated from the coding sequence GTGACCATCAAGCTCAGCGCCCCGGATGCCGTTACCGAAGGCGAGCCGATCACCGTTAGTGCGAGCGTCGACCACGCTCCGCAAGACAGCCCGCTGGTCATCAGGCTAAGCAACGGCCAACAGATCACCATCGCCGTGGGTGAAACCACTGGCAGCGTGACCTTCGAGAGCCGTGCTGACGATGTCTACCAGCAAGGCACCGACACGCTGAACCTGAGCATCGAGAGCGCCGAAGGCGGCAACTACGAAGCTCTCGACAGTGACGCCACCGCCGCGGTCACTATCAGCGATGACGCCGACGCTACCACCATCACGCTGAGCGCCCCGAGCGCCGTCACCGAAGGCGAGCCGATCACCGTCAGCGCGAGTGTTAATAACGCCCCGCAAGGCAGCCCGCTGGTCATTACGCTCAGCAATGGCCAACAGATCACCATCGCCGTGGGCGAGACCACCGGCAGCGTGACCTTCGAGAGTCGTGCTGACGATGTCTACCAGCAAGGCACCGACACGCTGAACCTGAGCATCGAGAGCGCCGAAGGCGGCAACTACGAAGCTCTGGACAGTGACGCCACTGCCGCTGTCACCATCAGCGATGACACTGACGCTGCCACCATTGCCCTCCACGACATTACTGTGAACGAAGGCAGCGGAACGGCTACGATCAGTGCCACATTGAGCCATCCAGCGGGTAAAGAATTCACGGTGACGTTGAGTAATGGAGCGACCATTACGTTTGCTCCTGGAGCAACGGAAAGCACCTCGACTGCGTTTGCTATTCAAGGTGATGATGTTTACCTCGATAGTGAAAGCTATGAAGTCTCAGTGAGTGATTCAGGCGATCATAATTTCGAAAGCTTGGATATCAGCGATAAAGCTACTGTGACAGTGAACGATACCGTTGATACGACGACCGTCAGTATCAGTGCGATTGTCACTAAAACGTCTGAAATCAACGTAGGTAACGTTGATACGACCAGCAGTTTTACCGTAACTGCTTATAAAGGTAACGGTGAGGTGGGGCAGATCTCTAAGGTCACGGGAACCGTCCATGATGGCTTTGGTGTGGTTGGCTCTTCATCGGGCGGTGCAGCCAGCAGCGAGCTTGGCTACGTTGGAAATGGCCAGAGTGAGAAGATTGCGGTTGAATTTAACAACCAGGTCAAGTCTTTTGACGTTCAGTTTGCATGGCGAAATAATGCTGAGAAGGCACGTGTAGACTTCTTTGACAGCGAAGGGAACTCTGTTGGTTGGGCTGTCGTGTCGGGCGGTGGCAGTGCCACAGATGCGTTAGTGACTTATTACGACGCTCAAGGCAATGTCACAAAAACAGAACATGCGCCGGGTGGCTCTGATAGGGTAGATAACGCTTATACGTTCGAGCCTGGAAGCGGCTTGCTCTTTAATCGAGCTGAATTTACAGCTGTTGGTCATGATGATGACTACTTGATACATGCTATCAAGTATAAAGAAGTGCTGTCTGAAGATGCGGCTACGATTGATGGTCCTTCTGACGTCGTCTTTGATATACAGACGTCCAATCCGCCGGATGTGAGCCAATATGATTTTGAATACACTTTCCCAACTGCACTCGTGGAAGTGGCCGGTACACAGTATTTAGTTAACCTTGACCGCAATGGTAAGGGGACGCTATCGGTAAGTGCGGACGGGAATAGCGACCTGACAGCAACAGTGCTTGAAGTCAATGGCAATTTCGAATCAGTAGCTGTGCCAGAAAGTGCCACTCTCTACAAAGGCCTGTTGGTTGTTGGCAGTAACCTAGATGATGATGGTAGCCAAGCGGCGCCGCCAGCACATAATACGCCTAACCCGCAAGAGCCCAATAGTGGTGTGATTCAAGGTGGCTCTGGTAACGACGTCATCATTGGTGATGTCGGAGGGGCGAAAGTGACTGTTGAGCCAGGCGGTAACTATAATATTGCCCTAATCGTCGACGTCTCGGGGAGTATGGGTAATGCTTCGGGCACCGCCGGTCTAACTCGGATGGAGCTAGCCAAGCAGGCGCTCTCACAACTTGTTACCGAGCTTGCGGGCCATTCCGGCGTCATCAATATTGCACTGATACCGTTTGCCGGTAGCGGACAAACGTCCATCAAAGCATCGGTAAAAGATTTACAAAGTGGCGAGCTTCTTAAGAACTTGACTGACGCCATTGATACGTTAAGTGCTAACGGCGGTACGAACTATTCTGCCGCGTTCAATGCCGCCGAGCAGTGGTTTAGCGGTAGTGATGCCAAGGCTGGGTATGAGAACCTAACCTTCTTTTTAACCGATGGTGATCCCACCTTCTACGGGGCTAATGATCAAGGCCCAGGGAACTCAACAAATGCTGACGTGTTGCGCGCCTCTATCGATGCTTATGGATCGTTGGTGCAGGCTAGTAGCACGAAGGTCTATGGCGTAGGCATTGGAAATGGGGTCAATCAAGATTATTTGAACTTCTTTGACAATACCAATAGCTTAGGTCAAGGAACTGTCAGTGTAATCGATACCGTTACGTTGGCTGATTTTAGTGGCAGTAATGACGTACTTGACAGAGCGTCTAATTGGGCAGGAGCTGGCAGTAATGGTCGCTTTGTCATCGATCAAGGCTATCTGCAAATTTCAGATTCAAGAAACCAGGGTGCCTTCTCTGTTACGAGCGATCAGTTTAACGTGGCCGCCGATGGTAGCCAGTTACGTTTCTCTTACTCCACTTTTAGTAACTCAAGTGACGTCTTTGGATATCAGCTTCAAAAATTGGTTGGAGGCTCTTGGAACTCGCTCATCAATAGCGGTTTGAGTAGAACGGGTGGCTCTACCATTGTCATCAATGATCTGGCTGCAGGTGACTACAGGCTTGTCTACTCTGTAGATGACCGGAGTAGCAATAACTCCAATGCAACAATGTCTTTGAATGAAATTAGCCTAGTGTCTCCTGTACCCGTGACAGCCGCTATTGGCCAACCACAAATCGTCAATACAGCAGATGAACTCTCTGTTGCGTTGAACCAAGGGTCTACCGAACTGGAGTTGGCAGACGTCGGGGACGACATACTCCGTGGTGGGGAGGGTGACGATATTATCTTTGGCGATGCTATCTTCACTGATAATTTGACATGGGAGGGACGCGACTCGGCTGAGCTTCCTGATGGTTCTGGATTGAAGGCTCTGAAAGCGTACCTTGAGGATGATCTGGGCCGTGTGCCAACAACGGATGATATTTACAACTACATCAAGGATAACTATGAGAGCTTGGTAGATCCGGACCCTGTTAAAGGTGGCAATGACACGCTGATTGGAGGTCAAGGAGACGATATCTTGATTGGCGGACTCGGTGCCGATACTTTCAAGTGGGAGCTCAATGATCAAGGCACTACCGATCAACCTGCCACTGATACGGTGATGGACTTCAATGCTAGTGAAGGGGATGTTTTGGATATCTCTGAGTTGCTTCAGAACGAAGAGAATGCCACCGATCTGAGTACCTATATCGTTGCAGAAGAGGAGGGGACGGACACGGTTCTATATATCAGCTCGGACGGCAACTTGGCCGGCAATAAAGAGAACGCAGACCAAGTAGTTCGCTTAGAAGGTAAGAGCTTCTCTGACTTCGGCGGCGGAAGTGCTCAGGATGTCATTCAGCATATGTTGAATAACGACCAGCTCAAAATCGATCAGTAA
- a CDS encoding immunoglobulin-like domain-containing protein: MADKAEFTEAEAQTFTVRLSEAVDRDVTVTLDGGNTVTIIAGETETTYTRPAQGDDVFNDGETVTVELESAAASDGTAFENVTLGDAADGRHRRHHRHRDRHHPECRRLQRGRRRHRHLHRHPNGPQGADLTGHNGLEFRLADGSTVTIAAGQLSGSTTVTAADDAFVGGQDTLVNRIDAVLNNSDSEFENLVTAGNTSVTVTDEPGTTPGNPGDPGTPNGGDGITVSIVADKAEFTEAEAQTFTVRLSEAVDRDVTVTLDGGNTVTIIAGETETIYTRPAQGDDVFNDGETVTVELESAAASDGTAFENVTLGDAAKTQVVDTIDTVTATLSADASSVAEAAPSPTPSP; the protein is encoded by the coding sequence GTGGCCGACAAAGCCGAGTTCACCGAAGCCGAAGCGCAGACCTTCACGGTCCGCCTCAGCGAAGCCGTAGATCGTGACGTCACCGTCACCCTGGACGGCGGCAACACCGTGACGATCATCGCCGGTGAGACCGAGACCACCTACACCCGTCCCGCCCAAGGCGACGACGTGTTCAACGACGGCGAGACCGTCACGGTTGAACTCGAAAGCGCCGCGGCCAGCGACGGCACCGCGTTCGAGAACGTCACCCTGGGCGACGCCGCTGACGGCCGACATCGTCGACACCATCGACACCGTGACCGCCACCACCCTGAGTGCCGACGCCTCCAGCGTGGCCGAAGGCGGCACCGTCACCTACACCGTCACCCTAACGGCCCGCAAGGCGCCGACCTCACGGGCCACAACGGCCTCGAGTTCCGCCTGGCCGATGGCAGCACCGTCACCATCGCCGCCGGACAGCTCAGCGGCAGCACCACCGTGACCGCCGCCGATGACGCCTTCGTGGGCGGCCAGGACACCCTGGTCAACCGCATCGACGCGGTGCTCAACAACAGCGACAGCGAGTTCGAAAACCTCGTCACCGCCGGCAACACCAGCGTCACCGTCACCGACGAACCCGGCACCACCCCCGGTAACCCCGGTGATCCCGGCACGCCCAACGGTGGCGACGGCATCACCGTCAGCATCGTGGCCGACAAAGCCGAGTTCACCGAAGCCGAAGCGCAGACCTTCACGGTCCGCCTCAGCGAAGCCGTAGATCGTGACGTCACCGTCACCCTGGACGGCGGCAACACCGTGACGATCATCGCCGGTGAGACCGAGACCATCTACACCCGTCCCGCCCAAGGCGACGACGTGTTCAACGACGGCGAGACCGTCACGGTTGAACTCGAAAGCGCCGCGGCCAGCGACGGCACCGCGTTCGAGAACGTCACCCTGGGTGACGCCGCTAAAACGCAAGTGGTCGACACCATCGACACCGTGACCGCCACCCTGAGTGCCGACGCCTCCAGCGTGGCCGAAGCGGCACCGTCACCTACACCGTCACCCTAA
- a CDS encoding immunoglobulin-like domain-containing protein, with amino-acid sequence MTPSWAARTPWSTASTRCNNSDSEFENLVTAGKVTVTDEPGTPGNPGDPGTPNGARRHHRQHRGDKAEFTEAEAQTFTVRLSEAVDRDVTVTLDGGNTVTIIAGETETTYTRPAQGDDVFNDGETVTVELESAAASDGTAFENVTLGDAAETQVVDTIDTVTATLSADASSVAEGGTVTYTVTLTGPQGADLTGHNGLEFRLADGSTVTIAAGQLSGSTTVTAADDAFVGGQDTWSTASTRCSTTATASSKTSSPPATPASPSPTNPAPPVTPVIPARPTVATASPSASWPTKPSSPKPKRRPSRSASAKP; translated from the coding sequence ATGACGCCTTCGTGGGCGGCCAGGACACCCTGGTCAACCGCATCGACGCGGTGCAACAACAGCGACAGCGAGTTCGAAAACCTCGTCACCGCCGGCAAGGTCACCGTCACCGACGAACCCGGCACCCCCGGTAACCCCGGTGATCCCGGCACGCCCAACGGTGCGCGACGGCATCACCGTCAGCATCGTGGCGACAAAGCCGAGTTCACCGAAGCCGAAGCGCAGACCTTCACGGTCCGCCTCAGCGAAGCCGTAGATCGTGACGTCACCGTCACCCTGGACGGCGGCAACACCGTGACGATCATCGCCGGTGAGACCGAGACCACCTACACCCGTCCCGCCCAAGGCGACGACGTGTTCAACGACGGCGAGACCGTCACGGTTGAACTCGAAAGCGCCGCGGCCAGCGACGGCACCGCGTTCGAGAACGTCACCCTGGGTGACGCCGCTGAAACGCAAGTGGTCGACACCATCGACACCGTGACCGCCACCCTGAGTGCCGACGCCTCCAGCGTGGCCGAAGGCGGCACCGTCACCTACACCGTCACCCTAACCGGCCCGCAAGGCGCCGACCTCACGGGCCACAACGGCCTCGAGTTCCGCCTGGCCGATGGCAGCACCGTCACCATCGCCGCCGGACAGCTCAGCGGCAGCACCACCGTGACCGCCGCCGATGACGCCTTCGTGGGCGGCCAGGACACCTGGTCAACCGCATCGACGCGGTGCTCAACAACAGCGACAGCGAGTTCGAAAACCTCGTCACCGCCGGCAACACCAGCGTCACCGTCACCGACGAACCCGGCACCCCCGGTAACCCCGGTGATCCCGGCACGCCCAACGGTGGCGACGGCATCACCGTCAGCATCGTGGCCGACAAAGCCGAGTTCACCGAAGCCGAAGCGCAGACCTTCACGGTCCGCCTCAGCGAAGCCGTAG
- a CDS encoding immunoglobulin-like domain-containing protein, translating into MADKAEFTEAEAQTFTVRLSEAVDRDVTVTLDGGNTVTIIAGETETTYTRPAQGDDVFNDGETVTVELESAAASDGTAFENVTLGDAATADIVDTIDTVTTLSADASSVGTVTYTTSP; encoded by the coding sequence GTGGCCGACAAAGCCGAGTTCACCGAAGCCGAAGCGCAGACCTTCACGGTCCGCCTCAGCGAAGCCGTAGATCGTGACGTCACCGTCACCCTGGACGGCGGCAACACCGTGACGATCATCGCCGGTGAGACCGAGACCACCTACACCCGTCCCGCCCAAGGCGACGACGTGTTCAACGACGGCGAGACCGTCACGGTTGAACTCGAAAGCGCCGCGGCCAGCGACGGCACCGCGTTCGAGAACGTCACCCTGGGCGACGCCGCGACGGCCGACATCGTCGACACCATCGACACCGTCACCACCCTGAGTGCCGACGCCTCCAGCGTCGGCACCGTCACCTACACAACGTCACCCTAA
- a CDS encoding immunoglobulin-like domain-containing protein, whose amino-acid sequence MDGGNTVTIIAGETETTYTRPAQGDDVFNDGETVTVELESAAASDGTAFDERHPG is encoded by the coding sequence CTGGACGGCGGCAACACCGTGACGATCATCGCCGGTGAGACCGAGACCACCTACACCCGTCCCGCCCAAGGCGACGACGTGTTCAACGACGGCGAGACCGTCACGGTTGAACTCGAAAGCGCCGCGGCCAGCGACGGCACCGCGTTCGACGAACGTCACCCTGGGTGA
- a CDS encoding immunoglobulin-like domain-containing protein — protein MTFAPGATESTSTAFAIQGDDVYLDSESYEVSVSYHHHADSGDHNFESLDISDKLL, from the coding sequence ATTACGTTTGCTCCTGGAGCAACGGAAAGCACCTCGACTGCGTTTGCTATTCAAGGTGATGATGTTTACCTCGATAGTGAAAGCTATGAAGTCTCAGTGAGCTACCACCATCACGCTGATTCAGGCGATCATAATTTCGAAAGCTTGGATATCAGCGATAAGCTACTGTGA
- a CDS encoding immunoglobulin-like domain-containing protein, which yields MLTITLSNGQQITIAVGETTGSVTFESVRRLRSTGQQGTDTLNLSIESADGNEGTDTLNLSIESAAGGNYDEALDSDATVRCHHQR from the coding sequence GTGCTGACGATTACGCTCAGCAATGGCCAACAGATCACCATCGCCGTGGGCGAGACCACCGGCAGCGTGACCTTCGAGAGTGTGCGACGATTACGCTCTACCGGCCAGCAAGGCACCGACACGCTGAACCTGAGCATCGAGAGCGCCGACGGCAACGAAGGCACCGACACGCTGAACCTGAGCATCGAGAGCGCCGCAGGCGGCAACTACGACGAAGCTCTGGACAGTGACGCCACTGTCCGCTGTCACCATCAGCGATGA
- a CDS encoding response regulator transcription factor — MKHWFITTDGSLKARWKKAFQNVGASTPATYEHQISPNDLAWLSTTIESWPSLLPKLVEQGAIVVVLSYTPDDREALSALDLGARGYVHTLAAADVLNQVALVVTNQGVWVGQELLAKVLGGTFKALQQRVDHDRYQHSDYLGLLTERERGVALAVARGATNKEAARQLDITERTVKAHLSAIFKKLEVRDRLQLILKLAPVAEQADM; from the coding sequence ATGAAACACTGGTTTATCACAACAGATGGCAGTTTAAAGGCGCGGTGGAAAAAAGCGTTCCAAAATGTAGGAGCTTCGACGCCAGCCACCTACGAGCATCAGATATCACCCAACGATCTCGCTTGGCTCTCGACGACCATCGAGAGCTGGCCCTCACTACTGCCTAAATTAGTCGAACAGGGTGCCATTGTCGTGGTGCTTAGCTACACCCCTGATGACCGAGAGGCGCTGAGTGCACTGGATCTGGGCGCAAGAGGCTATGTGCACACCCTGGCCGCCGCCGATGTGCTCAACCAAGTGGCGCTGGTCGTTACGAACCAGGGAGTCTGGGTAGGGCAAGAGTTACTGGCTAAAGTACTTGGCGGTACGTTCAAAGCTCTTCAGCAGCGTGTTGATCATGACCGCTACCAGCATAGCGATTACTTAGGGCTGCTGACCGAGCGAGAGCGCGGTGTTGCACTCGCGGTTGCGCGTGGTGCTACCAACAAGGAAGCGGCCCGCCAGTTGGATATCACCGAGCGAACGGTGAAAGCGCATTTGAGTGCTATTTTCAAGAAGTTGGAGGTGCGTGATCGGTTGCAATTGATCCTCAAATTAGCGCCAGTAGCAGAGCAGGCAGATATGTAG
- a CDS encoding HlyD family type I secretion periplasmic adaptor subunit yields the protein MARKSSSTSEQKGFEAIGRFSEKGQKPFRPFMDRLFAKRVTSAHLNRDWASDTDWARMQQEPIRARLFLYTVLLAIVALLIWSYFAAIDEVTRGSGRVIPASQLQRIQSFDGGVIEQIMVREGQMVSAGEVLMQIDPTRFVSDFRENRAQRFALEARAERLRALATGTAFEPSEELRQEVPNIVMQEREVYESRREELREQKNVLEDRVRQREQELREAESRRDTAAREASMASQELNLTRPLLASGAVSEVEVLRLQREVSRASGERSQADAAVARLQAAVEEAQTQLRELDAERRSEWRNDLAQALGELNALQQSGTGLQDRVRLTEIRSPVDGIVQRIHINTIGGVAQPGQEVVEIVPTDDQLLVEARIAPQDIAFLHPGQPATIKLTAYDYAIYGGLQAELEHISADTITDDDGNTFYLVRVRSLENENVADRLQVIPGMTAQVDIVTGKRTVMQFMLKPVLRAWRDSMGER from the coding sequence ATGGCGCGTAAATCCTCCTCGACATCCGAACAAAAAGGCTTTGAAGCGATTGGGCGCTTCTCTGAAAAGGGCCAAAAACCGTTTCGACCCTTTATGGATCGCCTGTTTGCCAAACGAGTGACCTCCGCGCACCTCAATCGTGACTGGGCGAGCGACACCGACTGGGCGCGAATGCAGCAAGAGCCCATTCGGGCGCGGCTGTTTCTTTATACGGTCCTGTTGGCGATCGTGGCGCTGCTGATATGGTCTTACTTTGCCGCTATTGATGAAGTGACCCGCGGGTCTGGACGGGTGATTCCTGCCAGCCAACTTCAGCGTATCCAGTCCTTTGACGGCGGGGTGATCGAACAGATCATGGTGCGGGAAGGGCAGATGGTGAGCGCCGGTGAGGTGCTGATGCAGATAGACCCGACCCGGTTCGTCTCGGATTTTCGTGAAAATCGCGCCCAGCGATTCGCTCTGGAAGCCCGCGCTGAACGTCTGCGTGCGCTGGCGACCGGTACGGCTTTCGAGCCCTCCGAAGAGCTACGCCAGGAAGTGCCCAACATCGTCATGCAAGAGCGTGAGGTATACGAGAGCCGACGCGAAGAGCTGCGCGAGCAAAAGAACGTGTTAGAAGATCGCGTTCGCCAGCGCGAGCAGGAGTTGCGTGAGGCAGAGTCACGACGGGATACCGCTGCGCGTGAGGCTAGCATGGCCAGCCAGGAGCTGAACCTGACGCGGCCACTGCTGGCCTCGGGAGCGGTTTCTGAAGTCGAGGTGCTGCGTTTACAGCGGGAAGTTTCACGAGCATCTGGTGAGAGGAGTCAGGCCGATGCAGCGGTTGCCCGCCTGCAGGCAGCCGTCGAGGAGGCGCAAACGCAGCTGCGAGAGCTGGATGCCGAGCGTCGAAGCGAGTGGCGTAACGACCTCGCGCAAGCGCTGGGCGAGCTCAACGCACTACAGCAGTCGGGTACGGGGCTGCAGGATAGAGTGCGGCTGACGGAAATTCGCTCGCCGGTGGATGGCATCGTGCAGCGTATTCACATCAATACCATTGGCGGTGTTGCCCAGCCTGGCCAGGAAGTGGTGGAAATCGTGCCTACCGATGATCAACTGCTCGTGGAAGCACGGATTGCGCCTCAAGACATCGCCTTCCTTCACCCAGGCCAGCCAGCCACCATCAAGCTCACCGCCTACGACTATGCCATCTACGGCGGTCTACAGGCAGAGCTTGAGCACATCAGTGCCGATACCATCACCGATGATGACGGCAACACGTTTTATCTGGTGCGAGTGCGCAGCTTAGAGAATGAAAACGTAGCCGACCGGCTGCAGGTAATACCGGGCATGACGGCGCAGGTCGATATCGTCACCGGTAAGCGAACGGTGATGCAGTTTATGCTGAAACCTGTTTTAAGGGCGTGGCGAGATTCCATGGGGGAGCGCTGA